The stretch of DNA TACAGGAAGTAAATCTTTCCCTGAAAACAGGTAACGTCTATGGGATTGTTGGAAATAACGGTTCAGGAAAGACCGTCCTTATGAAATGCATCTGTGGGTTTCTTCCTGTAACTACGGGCGCTATTTTTGTATTTGGAAAAAAAATAGGCCATGATGTGGATTTTCCTGAAAGTCTTGGAGTTATTATCGAGACTCCCGGTTTTCTTACACAATATACGGGCTTTAAAAATCTGGAGATCCTGGCAGACATGAATGGCCGGATTTCGAAGGCCGATATCCGCATAGTCTTAAAAAGGGTAGGATTGGATCCGGACATGAAGAAACCAGTCGGAAAATATTCCCTTGGAATGCGTCAACGCCTTGGTATTGCACAGGCCATTATGGAAGATCCTCTTTTTTTGATCTTGGATGAGCCGTTTAATGGACTGGATAAACATGGCGTGGAAGAAATAAGAGAACTGCTGCTGGATTTAAAAGCAGCAGGAAAAACCATTTTGCTGGCAAGCCATAATGAAGAGGACATCAGAATCTTATGTGACCACGTATATGAAATGGATGGAGGAATCTTAAGAGAAAGGACTGCCTGATAATGAGAAATTTATTTGTAAAAACGGCATTAGTATTGTGTACGACAATAATATTTCTTCCGGCTACCGTTTTTGCCACAGAGCCTCAAAACACGGAGATTACATCTGCTGAAGAAGGATTTACGGACTCAGATCCGTCCGTATCTTATGAGAATGACAACTCGTTAACCCTTGATGAAAAAGAGGATGATTCTACGAGTACCGAACCTCCGAGTACCGAACCTCCGGCAGAGGATGAAAAGACTCCTGATAAAGCTGATAGCGATAAAGAAAATCCGGATTCGGATATTTTTACATCAGGAGATGACTTTGGTGATGGTTCTAAATCGAATCCTTTTCATGTTGTAATAGACAGTGATAATCCGGAGGACGGTGACGCCCCGCAGATAACAGATCCGGTTATAGACAACGGAGGGTACTCGGGCGGTGAGGAAGGAGGTAATTCAACATCAGACTCATCAAGTGAAAAAATATTACATAAACCGCAGGTATTATTAGAAGACAGCAATCTTTCGGGTCAACGACTGGAGGCTGGTTCTACAACAGAAATGTCGCTGACATTTCGAAATAAAAGCTGCAGTCAAAATATATTTGGTTTAAAAATTTCCCTTTCTACAGAGAACAAAGGAATTGAATTTGAGAAAAACTCTTTTTATGTACAAGTCCTGGCTCCTGGTGA from Blautia sp. SC05B48 encodes:
- a CDS encoding ATP-binding cassette domain-containing protein, giving the protein MMQNTCVKIEHVTKRFGEDIVLQEVNLSLKTGNVYGIVGNNGSGKTVLMKCICGFLPVTTGAIFVFGKKIGHDVDFPESLGVIIETPGFLTQYTGFKNLEILADMNGRISKADIRIVLKRVGLDPDMKKPVGKYSLGMRQRLGIAQAIMEDPLFLILDEPFNGLDKHGVEEIRELLLDLKAAGKTILLASHNEEDIRILCDHVYEMDGGILRERTA